A DNA window from Myxocyprinus asiaticus isolate MX2 ecotype Aquarium Trade chromosome 45, UBuf_Myxa_2, whole genome shotgun sequence contains the following coding sequences:
- the LOC127434986 gene encoding zinc finger CCHC-type and RNA-binding motif-containing protein 1, which translates to MSGGLAPSKSTVYVSNIPFSLTNNDLHKLCTKYGKVVKVTVVKDKQTRMSKGVAFVLFLDRESAHNCARSLNNKQLFGRTVKASIAIDNGRASEFIRKRNYTDKSKCYECGEEGHLSYCCPKNLLGEREPPPKKEKKKKKKVQQPEEVEPEDSEDEGEDPALDSLSQAIAFQQARIEEDERRRKQVTEEAFRASTSEDTHKPRIKKSAYFSDEEELSD; encoded by the exons ATGAGTGGTGGTTTAGCCCCCAGCAAAAGCACAGTTTATGTGTCTAATATTCCGTTTTCCTTGACAAACAATGATTTGCACAAG TTATGCACTAAATATGGCAAGGTGGTTAA GGTGACTGTTGTCAAAGACAAGCAGACACGAATGAGCAAGGGAGTGGCATTTGTGCTGTTCCTAGACAGAGAGTCAGCTCATAACTGTGCCCGCTCATTGAACAACAAACAA TTGTTTGGAAGAACAGTGAAAGCCAGCATAGCTATCGACAATGGGAGAGCTTCAGAATTCATCAGGAAGAGAAACTATACGGACAAGTCCAAGTGTTATGAGTGTGGT GAGGAGGGGCACTTAAGTTACTGCTGTCCAAAAAATTTACTTGGAGAGCGAGAACCGCCacctaaaaaagaaaagaaaaagaagaaaaaggtcCAGCAGCCTGAAGAAGT agaacCAGAGGACAGTGAGGATGAGGGAGAGGATCCAGCACTGGACAGTTTAAGTCAGGCAATTGCTTTCCAG CAAGCACGCATTGAAGAGGATGAAAGGAGACGAAAGCAGGTCACAGAGGAAGCGTTTCGAGCATCTACATCAGAGGACACCCACAAACCCAGGATCAAAAAGAGCGCCTACTTCAGTGACGAGGAGGAGCTCAGTGACTGA